TTAATGATAATGAAACAGTCCCTCACTTTGCTACCATAGGTCTCCAATGGCGTGTGCACTACTTTCTTCAAGCCTAGGATGGTGACAAGAGGGTACTAGTCATTCCAAGAATCATACAAGGAGGAGCTATCAAGGTAACACACCTAATTTTCCATAGGAGGTTAGATTATAGTGCTCCTATATTTGATAATAAAATTCCGTACTGAAGAGCCCCTAGGTGGATTGGCAATAGTGAGTATGCGGTTAAGAGAATCATCATACTCACTATTGCCAATCCACCTAGGGGCTCTTCAGTACGGAATTTTATTATCAAATATAGGAGCACTATAATCTAACCTCCTATGGAAAATTAGGTGTGTTACCTTGATAGCTCCTCCTTGTATGATTCTTGGAATGACTAGTACCCTCTTGTCACCATCCTAGGCTTGGAGAAAGTAGTGCACACGCCATTGGAGACCTATGGTAGCAAAGTGAGGGACTGTTTCATCATCATTAATGATGATGAAAGAGTCTGCTCTAGAGGGCTACATGTATTTTGAAGATCCGCCATGTTAGCTTGGCCCCAAGAGCAATGTTCTATGTTTGCATTTCACGAATACTGGCATCCCCtctcaatttcaatttttttttatagtgtCCCACAATAAGAGATGAGGTATGTGTTTCTTTTTCATTGGAGCCTTCCCAAAGGAAACTTTTTTGCAGAGAGGCTATCTTTGTGCTATCCCCATTCGATAATTCGATACATGAAAGCATACATATTGGTATGATAGCGATGACTGCCTTAAGCATGGTGATTTTGCTAGACATGGTGAACCATCTCCCCTTCCAACATCCCACCTTCTTCGTGCACTTCCCAATAGTGTCGCACCAAATATTGTCTTTGATTGCCCCCATTGAATAAAGGTATGCCTAGATACATGGATGGTAGACGTTCAACACCAAATCTAAATAAAGGGAGAAAATTGCATGTTGCGTTGCAATTTGACACGACATGTATCCCTTGCACCAATGTATTCGAAAAACAATAAGAATAAGACTTCTAATCACAAAGGTTTTTACTCAGATTTGGGCACACCTACGTAGATACATTCTAGGCGAGACACCTAAATCTCTAGTCAATCGGTCTAGGGCAATGTATCCCCTTCATAATTGACACTCAGTATGTAATCGCAGGATTgagctacaactttcgctctcgcCCTATTTATATAGAAACCCGAACGAAATACCGTTCAAGATCAAGCCAAGAGGTGATGAAATCCTCTCGGTACAGAAGCCAAGAGGTGATGAAACAAAATACTTTATCAACGATATAACTTGTGatcttcaatttttattttgataacatttttaaataaaaatcttgttTATAAAAACAAGTCATGTCAAATTTTAAGAATAGAAAGATGCTATTATAAGAAAAAAGTTTggaaaacaaaaaattataattttccTATTTTCATTCTTTCCTTTTTCTGAGTGATTGCTTGGAAAACAAAACATTACAATATTTCCtattttcattctttcatttttctGAAGATGAATCACTCAGAGAGATTGGAAACTCCAATCATGCATAAAGTTTACATActccatttctcattttcattcttttctttttctgaagaTAAATCACTCAGAGAGATTGGAAACTCAAATTATACGTCAAGCTTACATACTCCATTTCATAGACTGTGAAAAGCTAATATACTATTTATAACCAATCAAAAGCCTAAATCTTAAGTCTTATTCAAACGATGCCTCCATTGATACGAATAACCTGGCCATTAACCCACTCAGCATCATCTGTAGCAAGGAAAGCCGCCACGGGAGCAACATCCTCCTTCTGCCCCAGCCGCTCAAAGGGTGACTCCATGGCAATCCTATCAACCAACTCCTCACTCTTCCCCTCCAAAAACAACTCCGTCACAATCCCACCTGGTGCGATGCAATTTGCAGTAATGCGAGTCCCCCTCAACTCCTTGGCCAAAATCCTGGTCATGGTCTCAACGGCAGCATTGGTGGCGGCGTAAGCCCCATACCCAGGCTTCACAGTCCCCACAAGCGAGCTGCTCAAATTGATAATGCGGCCACCGCCACCACGTACGAGTCTGTTTGCCGCTTCCCTCGAGCACAAAAACGCTCCTTTGCAGTTAATGTTGAAAGTCCGATCCCAATCCTCTTCAGGCGTGTTTGCAATTGAGGGTGAGTTGGAATCGAGCACTCCCGCACAGTTCACGATTATGTGGACGCCTCCGAACGCTTTCTCCGCTGCATCGAATAATTTTTTCACGTCCCCAGAAACTGAAATATCTGCTCTGCATATAATCGCTCTTTCTCCGTCCTTGTTTTCATTGATTATGGCTGCGACTTCTTCTGCTTTTTGCTGGTTTCCTACATAATTTATCACGACTTTGGCTCCTTTTTCAGCCAAATGCAGAGCAATTTCTCTGCCGATGCCTCTCGAGGCACCCGTCACGATGGCTACGCGCCCTTCCAAACTGCTGCCCTGCTTTGCCTGACTACTCATTGTCAAAAATCTATAATTTGTGAAGACAATTCGCTTTATGTTTGTGCCTGAAATctgaattgaattgaatttaaatAGGTTCGAGTAAATCAGATTTGGCATCTGGGCGGCCGATAAAATTCATTTCCGTGACGTCattgattttatattattttgcCGTTTCAAACATTTGCAGTCAACATTGATTGGCGATATCAATTAATTATTTCAATGTTGCGATTGAAAGGAAAGATTTTCCAGCATTCAAATCTCATCTGCAAACGTCAAGGCTTACGTCACGTAACTTTTAATTGAAAGGAAAGATTTTCCAGCATTCAAATCTCATCTGCAAACGTCAAGGCTTACGTCACGTAACTTTTAATAGCatattttgtaatcaagtgatcaATGGGCACTTAATTGAATAGCTTTAAATAATTCAGGGATGAAACCGCACttgttaaaatgatttatttatttaaatagagagGGCCAAGCAGTTTATTGGAGTTTCACTTTTTTTTAAATAGGTGGTGGGTGAACCGGGACTTATACCTAATTTGTTATAATTTTATGGCAAACCTTTTCAATTGATGGCGATGGGATATGATATCAAAGAAACAATTATAGAAGATTCACTCTccttgataaagtaaaatatataatttttagatttaattCTAGACAATATTATTGTGTTGTTCTACTTTGTCAATCCTACATATACTGTTGTTTGACTATTCTAATGGTTACTCTAATTTATTATAGATGGGAAGAAATTATGTCTCACAAAATTCTTTAGGTCTTCATATTTTGATGGTATCCACAACTATCATGATTATAAATATAAATGTCTTTATTTGTTTACAAGATTCTTAAATTTGATTAAGCTTTCATTTCAATGAGGAATATGAACATGTTAATTTAaagaatattaattttattttagaaataGCTTTATATTAATTTAGTTGATTAATACATTCATATAGATTTCAGAAATTAGTCTACTTTTATAAATGAGTATCTTTTGTCAATCATATTTACAATCATGTAAGTTtggtttataaataataaatacatatgttGTAATGTATTTGAGACTGTTTACTTTCGTAACTAGATCATTTGTATAAATTATATTTATGATCCAATATATTAAAtcttattgtatacacataaaattggttatgagcaattaaataaatattttatatttatttaataattattcttctattaaatagttaatttgaaaagattaatttatttaattcattttatattcttctattaattaatttaattgaaacattttatcaattaattcgttatatccttttcttctaatcaattaattaaatatctaatatttaattgttCATGTATCTACTAttctatagtctcattaattaaataatttcttaattatttaattatatttccaactcacctttccatcTCCATGTCATCTCCACTTTGCCAACTCattcatcatgtggctaaattaattcaacaaaattcaattaaattaaatcatttattagccaattatctccaacttccaaaataaatgaaatattgtgtacgtgcaCATATTTCCtagccttcttctatattctctctaacatcactatat
This genomic interval from Cryptomeria japonica unplaced genomic scaffold, Sugi_1.0 HiC_scaffold_542, whole genome shotgun sequence contains the following:
- the LOC131872240 gene encoding short-chain type dehydrogenase/reductase-like, which codes for MSSQAKQGSSLEGRVAIVTGASRGIGREIALHLAEKGAKVVINYVGNQQKAEEVAAIINENKDGERAIICRADISVSGDVKKLFDAAEKAFGGVHIIVNCAGVLDSNSPSIANTPEEDWDRTFNINCKGAFLCSREAANRLVRGGGGRIINLSSSLVGTVKPGYGAYAATNAAVETMTRILAKELRGTRITANCIAPGGIVTELFLEGKSEELVDRIAMESPFERLGQKEDVAPVAAFLATDDAEWVNGQVIRINGGIV